The DNA window GATATCGATTCCTAAATGAAATAGGGATTCTGTAATTTGAAACAAAATTCCCGGCGTGTCTTTCATTCGTAAATCCATCACGGTAAAGTCGGATGAAATGGGGTTATAGAGTTTGAGTGTTGCCTCTGTATCTCCCACTTTACGAACAAGAACTTCCTCTTTTGCATTTTCACGTAAGTACATCGCCACGGTTTTCCCTTCATAAAAAAGAGAATAGAGGTCGGTTCGGATTTGAGACAAAAGTTCTTCTGTCATTTCTCCTCCGTCCCAACTCCTAATCACAAATAGATCTTGGACATGACCATCACTCGCAGTTTCTGCCACCGCTTCTAAAATATCCCAACCGTGGTTGTAAAGTACTGAGGTCACGCGGTAGAGGATTCCCAAATCATCTTGGGAAAGAGAGATTTTGAGTAGGGTTGTATCTTTTCTTGGGACACAAGAAACATGTAGGATGGGTTTTTTGATTTCTTGCATAGTTTCTGCCATAGAACTCTCCCTTAAAATCGGCATTTTGCTTAGAACTTAAACAAACGGTGGCAGGAAAGACCCTAACCGGTTCTAAAATAGCCGTTCCCTAACGAATTTGCAAAAAAGATGCCAAGTGTTCGTTAGAAGGAAAATTTTGCTCCGAGCATCACAGATTGCACATTTTGGGCCACTACAGCTTCCACTGTGAGTTTGGTGATGAGAGCATTGATTTCGATCCCTGCGATGAGAAAGTTTGTGGTATTAGGTGCTTGTGCCTTCCCACTGAGGTCCATGGTGAGGGTTCCTGTTTTTGTTTGGCCAAGGGCAGAAGAGGGGATAAGGGCTGCAATTTCAGGAGAGAGAGAGGCTGAAATGGCAGATGAATCCAAAGCCAAAGTTAAGGGGCCCGAACGAGTTAAATTGAGAGTGGAACTACCAAAGTTCATAGCGGTTCCCGCACCAGCAAAGATTGTAAAAAAATAAAACATACGAAAACCGGTCCGAATGTCTAGGGGTACACTTGTGACCGTACTCGAATAGTTAAACGTTGTGGATCCACCCCAGGTTCCGATGGCAGGACCTAAAGTTAAGGTTTGGGATTTGTTATCGTTATAAGTGACATCAATGACTTGTCTTTGGTAGTGGAGACCAAGTCCCATGGAGATTCCTGAAAATTCAAAAAGACCAATTCCATCAGAGTAATTTTCTATAATATGAAATCTTAAAGTAAATCCACCGTTTGTAATGTCTCCACCAAGTTCTACGTTTTTGTTTTGCGCTTCGACTGCTTTCTGAACATCACCTTGTGCAAAGTTGAATTTGAATCCATGAAGGTATAAATTAAATCTGTGTAGGAAAGTTTTGAGTTCCGGTTCTGTATCGGATGGCCCTCCACCCATAAGCCAACCAAGGTTTACCGCAACAATAAAGTTAGGTGCAAGGGATGCTCCTACATTGGGAAGTTTTTGAAAACTTAAACTTTGGTAAGCCACGTTGATATCTTCTTTTTGTTGGCCAGCAACTGTCATACCCACACCGACTTGGAACCGGTTCACAATCCCCGGGCCCATTAGGGATGAGTTGATGTTGGAGATGACTGCTGCCTCAGACATTGTCGCAAGGACTTTGTCTGTATATTGGAGTTGGAGCGCGGTGTCTACGCTGTTGATTTGTGATTGGATGGTTGTCGGGAGAATGGTACAAGCATCCCCCGTACAAGTTACTTTTGCCTGAAGGGAATTCACAAGGAGACTCGAACTGATTGTAAGTAAAAGAACACCTATTCGGAATTTCATATCACCCCTATTATACCAAATATCGGAGATTGGTCTATGCTTTCTTAACAAATGGAGGTGGTTCTATTTCCTAGTTTACAAGCTAGATTTTCAGTAGAAAATGAGGGCAATGGCACCCATCCAAGAAAAACGTAAATATGTCCGCGTACAACCACTGGAAAACGATCCTGTCGAAATCCATTTGATGGGAACAGCCCTTCTCGATATCTTAAAAGCGAGTGACATAAGCGTTGGCGGTGTAGGAATCATTGCTCCTAATCACTTTGATGAATGGGATATGAATGAAACTGTCGAAATCCTCGTAGCCCTTCCGGGAGATTTAGCAGATTTCCTGGCCCGAGGAATCATCAAACAGATTGGAAAAAAATCCAAGGAATCTGGAGTTTACGGGGTACAATTTACGGAAATTGGCCCCAAAGGCAAACAAGACCTACAAGTTTACGTCAACCGCATGGTGCGCCAAGGCCGCGAATTAAAATAAGATCCTTTGATAATGGTTGTCAAAAAAATACAACCATGAGAAATGATAGGTAACCGTTAGGGGTGCTTGTTTTTTTGGAACTTAAGGTAACAAAGAATAGGCTGAGAAATACCCTTTTTGAACCTGATCCTGGTAATGCTTGCGAAGGGAAACGAGAAAAGTGCTTAAGTCTTGTTTAAGGAAATCATATTTCCTTAATTTCTAGAATTCCTCTCTTTTGTTTTCCAAACACAACTAGTTTCTGTTCCGGCCAAGGAAAACCGATCATGGAAACAAGTTCCAACCATCCCATTCAAATCCCAGAAACTACCATTACGCTTTCTGACAATACCAAGTTCCAATCCTACCGAACCGAAGGTATGTTTTGTATCCATGAAAATGAATACGATTATAAAAAAGGAATTCCCAAACTCAGAGAACCTTGGATCCAATCACGGGAAACAAGGGGGGATAAAAATTTTTCCCAACTGTATTATGCCAAAAGAGATATCATCACTGAAGAAATGATGTATGTGGCTAAAAGAGAAGGGATGGCACCGGAATTTGTTTTGAATGAGGTAAAAATCGGTAGAGCCATTATTCCATCAAACAAACGTCATACGGAACTTGAACCAATGATCATTGGGAAAAAGTTTTTAGTAAAAATCAATGCCAATATTGGAAACTCAGCAATCCTTTCTTCCATAGATGACGAAGTAGAAAAACTACGTTGGTCACTCCACTGGGGTGCTGACACTGTGATGGATCTCTCAACTGGAAAAAATATCCATGAAACAAGAGAATGGATCATTCGGAATTCTCCTGTTCCCATTGGAACGGTGCCTCTTTACCAAACTTTGGAAAAGGTAAAAGGGAAAGTAGAAGATCTAAACATTGGTGTATTTTTAGAAACTTTGGAAGAACAGGCCGAACAAGGAGTGGATTATTTTACCATCCATGCGGGAGTTCTACGGGACTACATCCACCTAACAAATAAAAGAATCACAGGGATTGTTTCTCGGGGAGGATCCATCCTTGCTAAGTGGTGTAATCACCATAAAAAAGAAAATTTCCTCTATGAACATTTTGATGCAATCTCTAAAGTCATGCAAAAATACGGAGTTTCTTATTCTCTTGGAGATGGCCTTAGACCTGGTTGTATCAATGATGCCAATGACGAAGCACAGTTTGCGGAACTCAAAACTTTGGGAGAACTGACAAAACGCGCCTGGGCCGATGATGTCCAGGTCATGGTGGAAGGGCCGGGACATGTTCCCATGCATCTCATCCAAGAAAATGTGCGTCTCCAAGAAGAAATTTGTATGGAAGCTCCCTTTTATACGCTGGGGCCACTCGTGACAGACATTGCGCCTGGGTATGATCATATCACTTCGGCCATTGGTGCTGCGATGATTGCATGGTATGGAACTGCTATGCTTTGTTATGTGACACCCAAGGAACATTTGGGGCTTCCAAACAAACAAGATGTTAAGGACGGGGTGATTGCCTATAAAATTGCAGCCCATGCGGCCGATCTTGCCAAAGGACATCCCGGTGCCAAAGAAAGAGATGATCTCCTAAGCAAAGCTCGATTTGAATTTCGATGGGAAGACCAATTTGCACTATCTCTTGATCCAGAACTCGCACGTTCCTACCATGATGAATCCCTTCCACAAGATGGAATGAAAAAGGCACATTTCTGTTCTATGTGTGGCCCGCATTTTTGTTCGATGCGACTGACAACGGATTTACGAAAGGAAACGGCGGAAGTAGGGGCCGACGATTCTACAGGTTAGGTTGAAATTTTTTGATTTGGCGGAACTAAGTTAACTGATATAGATTGACCCGGAGTCTTAATGGGACTTCCGGGTTTTTGTATGATAGTTTATCTGAAAGGATTTATAATTTCCAAGTTTTCGATTTTCTGATTCGCTTGAAGATATTCAGAATATAATTTTGAACATTTTAGTTTGAGCGCTGCGTTTATAATTAGCGAATCATAATAACTAATCTTATATTTTTCTTTAATATTAAGAGAATCGATATAAAAACTGGGATCGGGAAAAAATTTGCACAAAGGTATTAATATGACTTCAATATATGTTCTTAATTCTTTTGCCTTGTTTTTCTTTTGAGTATCGCTGCTAAACTGATAAAGAATAATATTTGTATCTAAAAAAATCTTATCTTTCATTCATTTCATCACGTGAGAATTTCTTTTCTATTTTGATGTGAATGTAGACGAAGTTTTTTGTTATTTGATCCTACTGAAAGCCCACACTAGGCAATTAAATCAAAGTCCGAGGATCTTCTGGAATGCTAAATTGATGTTTTCTGCTTCTGGTTTATGTGCTGGATCAAAGTTCGAAACTAGATTTTCAAAATGATTAATGTTGTTTTCGATATATAGGTTAAGTGTATCGATTCTTTTTTCTTCACCTAATTCTATTCCATTTCT is part of the Leptospira noumeaensis genome and encodes:
- a CDS encoding Lsa36 family surface (lipo)protein, with the translated sequence MKFRIGVLLLTISSSLLVNSLQAKVTCTGDACTILPTTIQSQINSVDTALQLQYTDKVLATMSEAAVISNINSSLMGPGIVNRFQVGVGMTVAGQQKEDINVAYQSLSFQKLPNVGASLAPNFIVAVNLGWLMGGGPSDTEPELKTFLHRFNLYLHGFKFNFAQGDVQKAVEAQNKNVELGGDITNGGFTLRFHIIENYSDGIGLFEFSGISMGLGLHYQRQVIDVTYNDNKSQTLTLGPAIGTWGGSTTFNYSSTVTSVPLDIRTGFRMFYFFTIFAGAGTAMNFGSSTLNLTRSGPLTLALDSSAISASLSPEIAALIPSSALGQTKTGTLTMDLSGKAQAPNTTNFLIAGIEINALITKLTVEAVVAQNVQSVMLGAKFSF
- a CDS encoding PilZ domain-containing protein, translating into MAPIQEKRKYVRVQPLENDPVEIHLMGTALLDILKASDISVGGVGIIAPNHFDEWDMNETVEILVALPGDLADFLARGIIKQIGKKSKESGVYGVQFTEIGPKGKQDLQVYVNRMVRQGRELK
- the thiC gene encoding phosphomethylpyrimidine synthase ThiC; the protein is METSSNHPIQIPETTITLSDNTKFQSYRTEGMFCIHENEYDYKKGIPKLREPWIQSRETRGDKNFSQLYYAKRDIITEEMMYVAKREGMAPEFVLNEVKIGRAIIPSNKRHTELEPMIIGKKFLVKINANIGNSAILSSIDDEVEKLRWSLHWGADTVMDLSTGKNIHETREWIIRNSPVPIGTVPLYQTLEKVKGKVEDLNIGVFLETLEEQAEQGVDYFTIHAGVLRDYIHLTNKRITGIVSRGGSILAKWCNHHKKENFLYEHFDAISKVMQKYGVSYSLGDGLRPGCINDANDEAQFAELKTLGELTKRAWADDVQVMVEGPGHVPMHLIQENVRLQEEICMEAPFYTLGPLVTDIAPGYDHITSAIGAAMIAWYGTAMLCYVTPKEHLGLPNKQDVKDGVIAYKIAAHAADLAKGHPGAKERDDLLSKARFEFRWEDQFALSLDPELARSYHDESLPQDGMKKAHFCSMCGPHFCSMRLTTDLRKETAEVGADDSTG
- a CDS encoding PIN domain-containing protein, whose amino-acid sequence is MKDKIFLDTNIILYQFSSDTQKKNKAKELRTYIEVILIPLCKFFPDPSFYIDSLNIKEKYKISYYDSLIINAALKLKCSKLYSEYLQANQKIENLEIINPFR